One genomic window of Solanum stenotomum isolate F172 chromosome 9, ASM1918654v1, whole genome shotgun sequence includes the following:
- the LOC125877519 gene encoding uncharacterized protein LOC125877519 — MSPCMIEADIFSTLMPLRTYVDDLTARVTTYESRQGESSEVLALKANVAYLRKDVDYLKSTDFTSLIQTADDVEAPETLGIPPNTTRDIHREEDVVDESDTKIDKK; from the coding sequence ATGTCCCCTTGTATGATTGAAGCTGATATATTTTCTACATTGATGCCCCTACGtacttatgttgatgatctgACCGCTAGGGTCACAACCTATGAGAGCAGGCAGGGGGAGAGCTCTGAGGTTTTGGCTTTGAAAGCCAATGTAGCATACttgaggaaggacgtagacTATTTGAAGTCTACCGACTTCACTTCATTGATTCAGACTGCAGATGACGTAGAGGCCCCTGAGACCTTAGGGATTCCTCCGAATACCACCAGAGATATACATAGGGAGGAAGATGTAGTTGATGAGTCGGATACTAAAATCGACAAGAAGTAG